The proteins below come from a single Panicum hallii strain FIL2 chromosome 7, PHallii_v3.1, whole genome shotgun sequence genomic window:
- the LOC112899550 gene encoding pentatricopeptide repeat-containing protein At1g03560, mitochondrial has protein sequence MRRFCHVPRGRRASTAPHDHQPLPPPEWIEPYPDLADPSPYASASSAPPTPSPWLPRVISLVLRSPPATLAADLRAFCKTFLIRLSPAFVAAALRSPQLNSCPLPSLHFFRSLPNGADLLAHPQSLLSCYVSLLHSFARSRDAAPDAVGQVRLLVAELRAHGDAVLQHLTPASSASLIRSLAALGLSEELLWAWQAMRLAGVEPSRLTYNCLLDGLVNAGLLDTAINVFDAMSTEDRVRPDVVSYNILIKGYCRAGRTQDAMTRFADMREHAELAPDKVTYLTLMQRHYSEGTFPQCIARFQEMEERGMGKEIPQHAYVLVIGALCKDGKPFEGMAVFERMLKRGCPANAAMYTALIDSMGKFGREKEAMALFERMKASGIELDAVTYGVVVNCLCRFGNMDEALACFRSCVEKGVAVNAIFYTSLIDGFGKAGIVDQAQELFMEMVSKGFVPDSYCYNVLIDALVKAGRTDDACALYKRMEDDGCDQTVYTYTILIDGLFKEHKNEEALKFWDSMIDKGITPTAAAFRVLANGLCLSGKFSRACRILDELAPMGVIPETAHEDMINVLCKTGRFKQACKLADGIVQKGREIPGRVRTMMINALRKAGNTDLAVKLVHSKIGIGYERSGSIKKRVKFQTLFE, from the coding sequence ATGCGCCGCTTCTGCCACGTCCCTCGCGGCCGGCGGGCGTCCACCGCGCCCCACGACCATCAGCCACTCCCGCCGCCCGAGTGGATCGAGCCGTACCCGGACCTCGCGGACCCGAGCCCGTACGCCTCCGCCTCGTCCGCGCCGCCCACCCCGTCGCCGTGGCTGCCCCGCGTGATCTCCCTCGTCCTCCGCTCCCCGCccgccaccctcgccgccgacctccGCGCCTTCTGCAAGACCTTCCTCATCCGCCTCTCCCCGGCCTtcgtcgccgccgcgctccgGTCCCCGCAGCTCAACTCCTGCCCGCTGCCGTCGCTCCACTTCTTCCGGTCCCTGCCCAACGGCGCCGACCTGCTCGCCCACCCGCAGAGCCTCCTCAGCTGCTACGTGTCCCTCCTCCACTCCTTTGCCCGCTCCAGGGACGCCGCCCCAGATGCTGTCGGTCAGGTGCGGCTGCTCGTCGCCGAGCTGCGAGCGCACGGGGACGCCGTCCTGCAGCACCTCACTCCGGCGTCGTCGGCATCGCTGATCCGCAGTCTGGCCGCACTCGGCCTATCCGAGGAGCTACTGTGGGCGTGGCAGGCCATGCGCCTCGCCGGCGTCGAGCCGTCCAGGCTCACCTACAACTGCCTCCTGGATGGTCTGGTTAACGCCGGCCTCCTAGACACTGCCATCAACGTGTTCGACGCAATGTCCACGGAGGATCGGGTGCGTCCTGACGTGGTTTCCTACAACATTCTCATCAAGGGGTACTGCCGCGCGGGGAGGACACAAGATGCAATGACACGTTTTGCAGATATGCGGGAACATGCAGAGCTCGCGCCGGACAAGGTCACATACCTTACTCTCATGCAGCGGCATTACAGTGAAGGCACGTTTCCACAATGCATAGCACGGTTCCAAGAGATGGAAGAGAGGGGAATGGGGAAGGAGATACCTCAGCATGCTTATGTGCTGGTGATTGGAGCGCTCTGCAAGGACGGGAAACCATTCGAGGGGATGGCAGTGTTTGAGAGGATGCTGAAGCGAGGGTGTCCTGCCAATGCAGCCATGTACACTGCACTCATTGACTCGATGGGTAAGTTTGGGAGGGAGAAAGAGGCAATGGCACTCTTTGAGAGGATGAAAGCCAGTGGAATTGAGCTTGATGCGGTAACATATGGTGTGGTTGTTAATTGCTTGTGCCGATTTGGCAATATGGATGAGGCACTTGCATGCTTCAGGAGTTGTGTAGAGAAGGGTGTTGCAGTGAATGCCATTTTCTATACAAGCCTAATTGATGGCTTTGGAAAAGCTGGGATAGTTGACCAGGCACAGGAGCTCTTCATGGAGATGgtgtctaaaggttttgtgccTGACTCATATTGTTACAACGTTCTGATTGATGCATTAGTCAAAGCAGGAAGAACAGATGATGCTTGTGCTTTATACAAGAGAATGGAAGACGATGGTTGTGATCAAACAGTCTACACATATACCATACTCATTGACGGTTTGTTCAAGGAACACAAGAATGAGGAGGCCCTGAAGTTCTGGGACAGCATGATTGACAAAGGAATCACCCCCACTGCTGCAGCTTTCAGGGTCCTAGCCAATGGACTCTGCCTTTCTGGCAAATTCAGCCGGGCATGCAGGATACTGGATGAACTGGCTCCAATGGGGGTGATCCCTGAGACAGCCCATGAGGATATGATCAATGTCCTGTGTAAGACTGGCAGGTTCAAGCAGGCCTGCAAATTGGCTGATGGAATTGTGCAGAAGGGCCGTGAGATACCTGGGAGGGTTCGAACAATGATGATCAATGCACTAAGGAAAGCTGGAAACACCGACCTGGCAGTTAAGCTGGTGCATAGTAAGATCGGCATTGGGTATGAAAGATCTGGCAGCATAAAAAAAAGAGTGAAATTTCAGACCCTGTTTGAGTGA
- the LOC112900002 gene encoding sm-like protein LSM7, with protein MAGRKETALDLAKFVDKGVQVKLTGGRQVTGTLKGYDQLLNLVLDEAVEYEREQDDPLKLSGKTRQLGLIVCRGTAVMLVSPTDGTDEIANPFLADGA; from the exons ATG GCGGGGCGCAAGGAGACTGCACTCGACCTGGCGAAGTTCGTCGACAAGGGCGTCCAGGTGAAGCTTACCGGCGGCAGGCAAG TGACAGGAACTTTAAAGGGATACGACCAGCTACTCAACTTAGTGCTAGATGAAGCAGTGGAGTACGAAAGAG AGCAAGATGACCCGTTGAAGTTATCTGGGAAAACCAGACAGCTTGGCCTCATT GTGTGCAGGGGCACGGCAGTCATGCTGGTCTCACCGACTGATGGAACCGATGAGATCGCGAACCCTTTCCTCGCTGATGGGGCATAA
- the LOC112899618 gene encoding double-strand break repair protein MRE11, whose product MSEAAQTMEGGGDINMLRVLVATDCHLGYMEKDEIRRFDSFQAFEEICSLADQNKVDFILLGGDLFHENKPSRSTLVRTIEILRRYCLNDQPVKFQVVSDQTVNFPNRFGQVNYEDPNFNVGLPVFTIHGNHDDPAGVDNLSAIDILSACNLVNYFGKMDLGGSGVGQIAVYPVLIKKGITSVALYGLGNIRDERLNRMFQTPHSVQWMRPGTQDGDSVSDWFNILVLHQNRIKTNPKSAINEHFLPRFLDFVVWGHEHECLVDPQEVPGMGFHITQPGSSVATSLIDGEAKPKHVLLLEIKGNQYRPTKIPLRSVRPFEYAEVVLKDEADVDPNDQASVLEHLDKIVRNLIEKSSQPTASRSESKLPLIRIKVDYSGFSTINPQRFGQKYVGKVANPQDILIFSKSAKKRQTAGDHIDDSEKLRPEELNQQTIEALVAESNLKMEILPVDDLDIALHDFVNKDDKMAFYSCLQRNLEETRSKLSSEADQSKIEEEDIIVKISECMQDRVKERSLRSKEGSRFTSSSQNLDTGGKSVAALSSLNSFTDDEDTREMLLGARSTDVGRKSSGFTRPSKARTDVTKRGAPKRGRGRSTSSMKQTTLSFSQPRSSTVIRSEEVASSSEEEADANEVVENSEEESAQQVGRKRAAPRGRGRGRGSTAKRGRKTDIASIQSMMSKDDDDSEDEPPKKAPRPARNYGAVKRR is encoded by the exons ATGTCTGAAGCAGCACAAACGAT GGAAGGGGGAGGGGATATCAACATGCTCCGGGTACTTGTGGCGACTGACTGCCATCTAGGCTACATGGAGAAAGATGAGATACGTAGGTTCGATTCCTTTCAAGCATTTGAAGAGATTTGCTCATTGGCAGATCAAAATAAG GTAGATTTTATACTTCTTGGTGGTGATCTATTCCACGAGAATAAGCCGTCACGCTCAACCCTGGTGAGAACTATTGAGATCCTACGACGCTACTGCCTAAATGACCAACCAGTGAAGTTCCAGGTTGTCAGTGACCAGACAGTTAACTTCCCAAACAG ATTTGGACAAGTAAATTATGAAGACCCAAATTTCAACGTTGGCTTGCCTGTTTTCACTATCCATGGAAATCACGATGACCCAGCTGGAGTG GACAATCTCTCAGCCATCGATATTCTTTCGGCTTGCAATCTTGTAAATTATTTTGGAAAGATGGACCTTGGTGGCTCTGGTGTTGGCCAAATAGCAGTTTATCCTGTACTCATAAAAAAG GGCATAACTTCAGTTGCGCTTTATGGTCTTGGTAACATTAGGGATGAACGACTAAACAGAATGTTTCAG ACACCTCATTCAGTACAGTGGATGCGGCCTGGAACTCAAGATGGAGACTCAGTATCTGACTGGTTCAATATATTGGTTCTTCATCAGAACAG GATAAAGACAAACCCTAAAAGTGCCATCAACGAGCATTTCTTACCACGTTTTCTGGACTTTGTTGTGTGGGGCCATGAGCATGAATGCCTTGTTGATCCTCAG GAGGTCCCTGGGATGGGTTTCCACATCACTCAACCAGGCTCATCAGTTGCGACCTCCCTGATAGATGGGGAAGCAAAACCAAAGCATGTTCTTTTGTTAGAGATCAAG GGAAATCAGTATAGGCCAACCAAAATACCTCTCAGATCTGTCAGACCTTTTGAATATGCTGAG GTTGTGTTAAAGGATGAAGCAGATGTTGATCCCAACGATCAGGCCTCTGTGCTTGAACACTTGGATAAAATT GTGAGAAATTTGATTGAGAAGAGTAGCCAACCAACAGCCAGCAGATCAGAGTCCAAACTTCCATTAATTAGAATTAAG GTAGATTACTCCGGGTTTTCAACAATAAACCCACAACGTTTTGGTCAGAAATATGTAGGAAAG GTGGCAAACCCTCAAGATATTCTCATTTTTTCAAAATCTGCAAAGAAGCGTCAGACTGCAGGAG ACCATATTGATGATTCTGAGAAACTTCGTCCTGAGGAACTAAACCAACAAACAATTGAAGCTTTGGTTGCAGAGAGCAACTTG AAAATGGAGATTCTTCCGGTGGATGACTTGGACATTGCTTTGCATGATTTTGTGAACAAGGATGACAAGATGGCATTTTATTCATGTTTGCAGCGAAATCTTGAGGAAACCAGG AGTAAGTTGAGTTCTGAAGCAGATCAATCTAAAATCGAGGAAGAAGATATAATAGTCAAAATTAGTGAGTGCATGCAG GACCGTGTAAAGGAAAGGTCCCTTCGCTCCAAGGAAGGCTCACGGTTCACGTCAAGCTCTCAAAACTTG GATACTGGAGGCAAATCCGTTGCAGCTCTAAGCAGCCTGAACTCCTTCACTGATGATGAAGACACCAGGGAGATGCTTCTTGGTGCAAGATCAACTGATGTTGGCAGAAAATCATCTGGATTTACTAGACCTTCCAAAGCTAGGACTGATGTTACTAAACGTGGGGCTCCCAAAAGGGGCAGGGGAAGAAGCACCAGCTCAATGAAGCAGACCACTCTTAGTTTCAGTCAGCCGAG GTCAAGTACCGTCATCCGCAGTGAGGAGGTAGCATCCTCCTCAGAGGAGGAAGCAGATGCAAATGAAGTTGTTGAAAATTCA GAAGAGGAGAGTGCGCAACAAGTCGGGCGTAAAAGGGCAGCTCctagaggcagaggcagaggtcgAGGTTCTACTGCGAAGAGGGGGAGAAAAACAGATATTGCTTCCATCCAAAGTATGATGAGCAAAGATGATGATGATTCAGAAGATGAGCCGCCCAAGAAAGCTCCTCGG CCCGCCAGGAACTATGGGGCTGTCAAGAGGAGATGA
- the LOC112899617 gene encoding heterogeneous nuclear ribonucleoprotein U-like protein 1, giving the protein MATPDGEAAQPPPKRSRRDPEAEEDTAKPPPPPPRVELNPADCDLDFDVGGGGLQGSALHDGGFAYCWSGARATVGARGGGRYCFGCRIVSEQTVEMDLAAPEERHLCRIGVSRGDDPVGALGESDHSFGFGGTGKFSHQRRFANYGVRFGVGDTVVCAVDLDSKPMASIGFARNGEWLGIAKHFDAGEKGLGLVDAPVRPMQWESALFPHVLLKNIVVEMLFSREDGLEPVDGYEPWASAFADGNAVFGPLFEQGECEVMMMVGLPASGKSTWAEKWVKEHPEKRFILLGTNLALEQMKVPGLLRKNNYGERFDRLMECATWIFNKLLTRAANTRRNFIIDQTNVYKNARIRKLRPFANYRKTAVVVFPPPSELKSRAAKQFDEMGKEVPAEAVNEMTANFILPLSRDMPDSKEPFNKVIFTELSRDEAQRNLLEMQRVLPRTGTPSCGNSSNQNANSTYAATAAPVDPRARSSMANIHPPMANSYGSYSGTVPGSAATFSTGVHTMGTTTQQQAPSSVQRFQSPTGNQHEFHSGYPSAPNQYQMPSSYLSNSNQYQLHGSYQSTPLPAYGQSTCGSHRNPSPYNPNPYSPEMHQCIQAPMTNRNLYQAPGSAEAYGVPGYAAANLIGRPHQVPPPTLPAYSSQPVAQWLPNQYSSSSWSSDSCRPYGQQSDVHYPPCAAPAAPPTPWLPHCSAPNHMNQWRSQN; this is encoded by the exons ATGGCGACCCCGGACGGCGAGGCCGCGCAGCCACCGCCGAAGCGTTCCCGGCGCGACCCCGAAGCGGAGGAGGACACCgcaaagccgccgccgccgccgccgcgcgtggAGCTAAACCCGGCGGACTGCGATCTCG ACTTCGATGTCGGCGGGGGCGGCCTCCAGGGGAGCGCGCTGCACGACGGCGGGTTCGCCTACTGCTGGTCGGGCGCGCGCGCGACGGTGGGCGCCAGGGGCGGCGGTAGGTACTGCTTCGGGTGCAGAATCGTCTCCGAGCAGACCGTGGAGATGGACCTCGCGGCCCCCGAGGAGCGCCACCTCTGCCGCATTGGCGTCTCCAGGGGCGACGATCCCGTGGGGGCGCTCGGGGAGTCCGACCACAGCTTCGGGTTCGGGGGCACGGGGAAGTTCTCCCACCAGCGGCGGTTCGCCAACTACGGCGTCAGGTTCGGGGTCGGGGACACGGTCGTCTGCGCCGTGGACCTCGATTCGAAGCCCATGGCGTCGATCGGGTTCGCGAGGAACGGCGAGTGGCTTGGTATCGCGAAGCATTTCGATGCCGGTGAGAAGGGGCTTGGCTTGGTTGATGCCCCTGTGAGGCCGATGCAATGGGAATCCGCGCTCTTTCCCCATGTCCTGCTGAAGAATATTGTCGTGGAGATGCTATTCAGCAGGGAGGATGGGCTGGAGCCAGTTGATGGTTATGAGCCCTGGGCCTCGGCTTTTGCTGATGGGAATGCAGTATTTGGCCCTTTGTTTGAACAGGGTGAATGTGAGGTCATGATGATGGTTGGTCTCCCAGCTTCAGGCAAGTCGACATGGGCAGAGAAGTGGGTCAAGGAGCATCCGGAGAAACGTTTTATCCTTCTCGGGACTAACCTTGCATTGGAGCAAATGAAG GTGCCAGGATTGTTGCGTAAGAACAACTATGGTGAGCGTTTTGATCGGTTGATGGAGTGTGCTACATGGATTTTCAACAAATTGCTGACCAGGGCTGCAAACACCCGTCGCAACTTTATCATTGATCAAACAAATGTTTACAAGAATGCTCGTATTCGCAAGCTGAGGCCTTTTGCCAACTACCGTAAG ACTGCTGTGGTCGTATTCCCACCGCCAAGTGAACTGAAATCCAGGGCAGCAAAGCAATTCGATGAGATGGGGAAGGAAGTGCCAGCTGAAGCAGTTAACGAAATGACAG CCAATTTTATCTTGCCGCTCTCAAGGGATATGCCTGATTCGAAGGAGCCTTTTAACAAG GTAATTTTTACAGAGCTTTCTAGGGATGAGGCCCAGAGAAACCTACTTGAGATGCAACGGGTGCTGCCAAGAACCGGGACCCCAAGCTGTGGCAATTCCAGTAACCAAAAT GCTAACTCAACATATGCAGCGACTGCTGCTCCAGTTGATCCTAGGGCAAGGTCATCCATGGCAAACATTCACCCACCAATGGCCAATTCATATGGAAGTTATAGTGGCACGGTACCTGGAAGTGCTGCTACTTTCAGCACAGGTGTGCATACTATGGGCACCACAACGCAGCAACAGGCACCATCTAGTGTTCAGAGGTTTCAGAGTCCAACAGGAAACCAACATGAATTTCATTCAGGCTACCCAAGTGCTCCGAACCAATATCAGATGCCCTCAAGCTATCTGAGTAACTCAAACCAGTATCAGTTGCATGGAAGCTACCAAAGTACCCCACTTCCTGCTTATGGACAGAGTACATGTGGATCCCATAGGAACCCGAGCCCGTACAATCCTAATCCTTATAGCCCTGAGATGCACCAATGTATTCAGGCTCCCATGACTAATAGGAACCTCTACCAGGCACCTGGGTCAGCTGAAGCCTATGGGGTCCCTGGCTATGCAGCTGCAAATCTGATTGGGAGGCCACATCAGGTGCCACCACCAACTCTTCCAGCATATAGTTCACAGCCAGTTGCTCAGTGGTTGCCAAATCAATATAGTTCTTCTTCATGGAGTTCTGACAGTTGCAGGCCCTATGGACAACAGTCTG ATGTGCACTACCCGCCGTGTGCTGCTCCAGCAGCGCCTCCCACTCCCTGGCTTCCTCACTGTTCTGCTCCAAACCACATGAATCAATGGCGGAGTCAGAATTAG
- the LOC112900074 gene encoding probable galacturonosyltransferase 10, whose protein sequence is MRRRPFLEQRRPSFKRRWQQRPWWVRLALSLLLALACVLLLAVLLGSPDPGASPSISTASSGSEATSSPLLRQRSYLGGITDVLNMTDEMLSARSFSRQLMDQIYLAKTYVVVAKEANNLQFAAELSAQMRRAQSILAHAAAHGGTVLEQEAEKAIRDMSVLLFQAQQLRYDSGITIMKLKGQIQSLEEKSKAEAEKSTKYGQIAAEELPKGLYCLGVRLTMEWFKNSELQRKFSDRSPAVQNNLRDNSLYHFCVFSDNILAVSVVVNSTAINSKHPEKIVFHLVTDELNYAPMRAWFAMSDYRGVTVEIQKVEDFTWLNASYVPVLKQLQNTATQKFYFSGSGNRGTPIKFRNPKYLSMLNHLRFYIPEIYPELQKVVFLDDDIVVQKDLSELFTINLNGNVMGAVETCMETFHRFHKYLNHSHPLIRAHFDPDACGWAFGMNVLDLVEWRNKNVTGIYHYWQERNADHTLWKLGSLPPGLLAFYGLVEALDPKWHVLGLGYTTVDPATIKEGAVLHYNGNMKPWLKIGMEKYKSFWDNYVDYSHPLIQQCFMR, encoded by the exons ATGAGGCGGCGGCCGTTCCTGGAACAGCGGCGACCGTCGTTCAAGCGCCGGTGGCAGCAGCGGCCGTGGTGGGTGCGCCTCGCGCTCtcgctcctcctcgccctcgcctgcgtcctcctcctcgcagTCCTTCTCGGCTCCCCCGACCCCGGCGCCTCGCCGTCCAtctccaccgcctcctccggaTCCGAggccacctcctcccctctcctccGTCAG AGATCTTACCTGGGGGGCATCACGGATGTTCTCAACATGACTGACGAAATGCTGAGCGCTCGCTCGTTCTCCAGGCAGCTCATGGACCAGATTTATCTAGCCAAAACCTATGTCGTCGTCGCGAAGGAGGCCAATAACCTGCAGTTTGCGGCGGAGCTTAGTGCCCAGATGCGGCGGGCGCAGAGCATCCTCGCGCACGCTGCAGCCCACGGGGGCACGGTGCTGGAGCAGGAAGCAGAGAAGGCGATCAGGGATATGTCTGTGCTGCTCTTCCAGGCGCAGCAGCTGCGGTACGATAGTGGCATCACAATCATGAAGTTGAAAGGCCAGATTCAGTCTCTAGAGGAGAAGTCGAAAGCTGAGGCAGAGAAGAGCACAAAATATGGGCAGATTGCTGCTGAGGAGCTCCCGAAGGGGCTTTACTGCCTTGGTGTCCGGTTAACCATGGAATGGTTCAAGAATTCTGAGCTTCAGAGGAAGTTTTCGGATAGGAGCCCAGCAGTGCAGAACAACCTAAGGGATAACAGCCTCTATCATTTTTGTGTCTTCTCAGACAACATCCTTGCTGTTTCAGTTGTTGTCAATTCTACAGCTATAAATTCAAAGCACCCTGAAAAGATTGTCTTTCACCTAGTTACCGATGAGTTGAACTATGCTCCAATGAGGGCATGGTTTGCCATGAGTGACTACAGAGGGGTCACTGTGGAGATTCAAAAGGTGGAGGACTTTACTTGGCTCAATGCATCATATGTTCCTGTTCTTAAGCAGCTGCAGAACACTGCTACTCAGAAGTTCTACTTCTCTGGCAGTGGTAACCGCGGAACACCAATTAAATTCAGGAACCCAAAGTACCTATCCATGCTTAATCACTTGAGGTTTTACATTCCAGAAATATATCCTGAATTGCAGAAGGTGGTATTTCTTGATGATGATATTGTTGTTCAGAAGGACTTATCCGAACTGTTTACTATCAACCTCAATGGTAATGTGATGGGTGCTGTAGAAACTTGCATGGAGACATTCCACAGGTTTCATAAGTATCTTAACCATTCCCATCCCCTAATCCGTGCTCATTTTGACCCTGATGCTTGTGGCTGGGCATTTGGTATGAATGTGCTCGATCTTGTCGAATGGAGGAACAAGAATGTGACAGGTATATATCATTATTGGCAGGAGCGCAATGCTGATCATACCCTATGGAAGCTTGGGTCTTTACCGCCTGGGCTTCTTGCTTTCTATGGTTTGGTTGAAGCACTGGATCCCAAATGGCATGTCTTGGGGCTTGGCTACACTACTGTGGATCCTGCTACTATCAAGGAAGGGGCAGTGCTGCATTACAATGGAAATATGAAGCCATGGCTCAAAATTGGAATGGAGAagtacaagagcttttgggataACTATGTGGACTATTCACACCCTTTGATTCAGCAGTGCTTCATGCGTTGA
- the LOC112899551 gene encoding N-terminal acetyltransferase A complex catalytic subunit NAA10 encodes MVCIRQATIDDLLAMQACNLMCLPENYQMKYYLYHMLSWPQLLFVAEDYGGRIVGYVLAKMEEDPSEPCHGHITSLAVLRSHRKLGLATKLMSAAQAAMDQVFGAEYVSLHVRRSNRAAFNLYTSTLGYQIHDIEAKYYADGEDAFDMRKPLRQPQPKKHHHHHHHGPGGCCSHDAPAAAAGSSPQSSKSPDKKSNT; translated from the coding sequence ATGGTGTGCATCCGGCAGGCGACCATCGACGACCTGCTCGCGATGCAGGCGTGCAACCTGATGTGCCTGCCGGAGAACTACCAGATGAAGTACTACCTCTACCACATGCTCTCGTGGCCGCAGCTCCTCTTCGTCGCCGAGGACTACGGCGGCCGCATCGTCGGCTACGTGCTCGCCAAGATGGAGGAGGACCCCTCTGAGCCCTGCCACGGCCACATCACCTCCCTCGCCGTCCTCCGCTCCCACCGCAAGCTGGGGCTCGCCACCAAGCTCATGTCCGCCGCGCAGGCCGCCATGGACCAGGTCTTCGGCGCCGAGTACGTCTCCCTCCACGTGCGCCGGTCCAACCGCGCCGCCTTCAACCTCTACACCTCCACCCTCGGGTACCAGATCCACGACATCGAGGCCAAGTACTACGCCGACGGGGAGGACGCGTTCGATATGCGCAAGCCTCTGCGGCAGCCGCAGCCTAAGAAGcaccatcaccaccaccaccacggccCCGGTGGATGCTGCTCTCACGACGCccctgcggcggcggctggtTCTTCTCCGCAGTCTTCTAAATCGCCGGATAAGAAGTCTAACACTTGA